In Asterias rubens chromosome 10, eAstRub1.3, whole genome shotgun sequence, the following proteins share a genomic window:
- the LOC117296090 gene encoding uncharacterized protein LOC117296090 yields MASCKHSNWTRRLLVDELNGIRTALYSNAHLALEMSSFSHPNHQLDPRLAQAASPSLTEKRSVFKSSADDKECMSTTHSHLNSGSIICSSSSYGGTLDCPMSLSSDCGELTSTPNSVDNVSQELLPQSSYTVCSSHQLTSQSVLPLSSACGTVTLSRETQNQMGQLEESEKSIQLELSEFSFASREVGLSQSADSHGTSCMENRGCSVQIKVEEMEEPVNSASLTSDNLEQLTILSDQSHPFLSGTQQQFNTEKSCKANNIGELPTNHGCAGKSSADTNDQGLLGSKETNDQYQGSALSNKETNDQCQGSSLFSSEETNDQCQGSSLFSSEETNDQCQSSAMSSTASKKQCQRSETSGQCRISATSSKETNDQCGGSALSSKETNDQHQVPASSTKETNDQCQVPTSYSKETNDQCQVPTSYSKETNDQCQVPLSCSKETNDQCQLYNFVIFSHDDDADKADCIFHLLEDKHLRGFKNGRDDTPGTFKSDELVKAIKNTEKILLLLTPKSIDDEYFKYVMNLSLTHSIERGSTNLIIPICLGIERCQVPDALMSKCCIHSNDISDKFKDSLFRVFRSTCRSSLTSSVSFDSQSSSPTCSIMESHSMPSSSSPNKRWYTSIFRLFSSHK; encoded by the coding sequence ATGGCAAGCTGTAAACATAGCAACTGGACAAGAAGATTACTTGTAGACGAGTTGAATGGCATCAGAACTGCTTTGTATTCAAATGCCCATCTGGCTTTAGAGATGTCATCGTTTTCACATCCAAACCATCAGTTGGATCCCAGGCTGGCTCAGGCTGCTTCCCCATCATTAACAGAAAAAAGGTCAGTTTTCAAATCATCTGCCGATGATAAGGAGTGCATGTCAACTACGCACAGTCATCTGAATTCGGGGTCAATTATTTGTTCCTCTTCAAGCTATGGCGGTACTTTGGACTGCCCCATGTCACTGTCATCGGACTGTGGAGAACTTACAAGTACCCCGAATAGCGTCGACAACGTATCACAAGAGTTACTGCCACAGTCAAGTTATACAGTATGCTCGAGCCACCAACTTACCTCTCAATCAGTTTTGCCTTTGTCGTCAGCCTGTGGAACAGTTACACTAAGCAGAGAAACCCAGAATCAGATGGGGCAACTTGAAGAGTCGGAGAAGTCAATTCAGTTGGAGCTGTCAGAATTTTCCTTCGCCAGCCGAGAGGTTGGTCTGTCTCAGTCAGCAGACAGTCATGGAACCTCCTGCATGGAAAATCGTGGGTGTTCAGTTCAAATTAAGGTTGAAGAGATGGAAGAGCCTGTAAACAGTGCTTCACTGACAAGTGATAACTTAGAACAGTTAACTATCTTGTCAGACCAATCCCATCCATTCTTATCGGGTACTCAGCAACAATTTAACACAGAGAAATCATGCAAAGCCAATAATATTGGTGAACTACCAACAAATCATGGCTGTGCTGGTAAAAGCAGTGCAGACACTAATGACCAGGGCCTATTGGGTAGTAAAGAAACTAATGACCAGTATCAGGGCTCTGCATTGAGTAATAAAGAAACTAATGACCAATGTCAGGGCTCCTCTTTATTTAGTAGTGAGGAAACTAATGACCAATGTCAGGGCTCCTCTTTATTTAGTAGTGAGGAAACTAATGACCAATGTCAGAGCTCTGCAATGAGCAGCACAGCAAGTAAAAAACAGTGTCAGAGGTCTGAGACTAGTGGCCAGTGTCGGATCTCTGCAACGAGTAGTAAAGAAACTAATGACCAATGTGGGGGCTCTGCATTGAGTAGCAAAGAAACTAATGACCAACATCAGGTCCCTGCATCAAGTACCAAAGAAACTAATGACCAATGTCAGGTCCCTACATCATACAGCAAAGAAACTAATGACCAATGTCAGGTCCCTACATCGTACAGCAAAGAAACTAATGACCAATGTCAGGTTCCTTTATCGTGTAGCAAAGAAACTAACGACCAATGTCAATTGTACAATTTCGTTATTTTTTCCCATGATGACGATGCAGATAAAGCCGATTGCATCTTTCACCTCTTAGAAGACAAACATCTTCGAGGATTCAAAAATGGCAGAGACGACACGCCAGGAACATTTAAGAGCGATGAGCTTGTGAAAGCCATCAAGAATACTGAGAAGATTTTGTTACTTCTCACACCCAAGTCAATTGACGACGAGTACTTCAAATATGTGATGAATTTGAGTTTAACACACTCAATAGAAAGGGGGAGTACAAACTTAATAATACCCATTTGTTTAGGGATAGAACGATGCCAAGTGCCTGACGCACTGATGTCTAAATGTTGTATTCATTCTAACGATATCAGTgataaatttaaagacagtctTTTCAGGGTATTTCGTTCTACATGTAGATCTTCATTAACTTCTAGTGTGAGTTTTGATTCTCAATCCAGCTCACCTACTTGTAGTATAATGGAAAGTCACAGTATGCCATCTTCTTCATCCCCAAACAAGCGATGGTACACTTCAATTTTTCGGTTGTTTTCCTCTCACAAGTAA